AACTGGTGGGCTTTTCATTAATTGCAAAGAACCCTACTAAATTGTCAATCCTGTCGGCAAGGGCAATAGTGACGGTTATTGGCATTTTTGGACACAAGCTCTCTGGGCCGGTAGGATAATAATGATTTTCTATGGCATCAACCACCTGTAGATCTTCTTTAGCATATTGAGCATAACATGCCCCAATTTGTCCTTGCAATTCAGGAAATTCTGATACTACTGCACTAACCAAATCTGCTTTAGCTAAAATTGCAGCACGCTCAACCAATTCTAAATTAGCTCCTTTAACCCAGCACGCTACCAGCAAAGAAAGGTTAACTAGCCTATTTACCTTTTCTGCCATTGAGCCCAATTGTTTATGAAAAGTAAGGCGCCCAAGCTGGCTTGTAAATTCCTCAAGACCGAGTTTTAAATCATGTTCATAAAAATATTTAGCATCACTCAAACGCGCTCTAACGACTTTTTGATTTCCTTTCACTATGATATCATCTGAATTAGCCAGCCCATTTGATACTATGATAAAACGATAAGATAAATTTCCTTTATAATCATAAAGTGGAAAATAACGCTGATGAGTCTTAATGGTCAGTTCAATAATACTACTAGGCATGTTTAAAAATTCTGCTTCAAACTCTCCAACCATCACTACCGGCCATTCAACTAGCCCTACTACTTCATTCATTAAACGCTGATCATGTGCAAATGTTAAATCATATTTAGCACAAACTTTTTCGATTTCTTTTTTAATGATATTTTCACGTTTAGCAGAATCTAAAATAACATAGCGTTTAGATAAGTTTTCCTCATAATCTTCAAAATATCTTACTTCAAAACTTTCCGGAGCAATAAATCTATGCCCCTTAGTTTTCCGATTAGCTTTAATTCCTGCATATTCAACTGGCAACACTTTGCCATCAAATAAGCATAATATATTTCTGATAGGTCTAACCCACGTATGCGTACCACTTCCCCAGCGCATTGATTTAGGCCATACAAAATCTAACATAATTTTATTTAGCAAATTAGTAATCTCTATATCGATATTCTTAGCCTGCGGATTATTAACTACAAAATAAAAAGAGCCTTTTGGGGTATCTTTTAATTCTAGCTCGCTCCTTTGTTTGCCATATTTAGCTGCAAAACTATCGATAATTTTTTGTTCCGCATCAGCCCGCGGCCCTCTGATTTCTTGCTCCTGGTTTTGCTTCATAATAATAGCTTTAGCCTGCAAAGTAAGTCTTCTTGGAGAGACAAAAGTATTTACCACCTCAGCTTTAAGTGACAATTTTTCAAGCCCTATTTTAAATAGGTTTCGAAGCTGCTCAGCTGCATTTGCTTGCATTCTTGAAGGAATTTCTTCACTTAAAATTTCAAATAGTAATTCTGACATTTTTTAATTATCCAACAAATTTTGTAATTAACATCGTTTTATTACTCTTTATATATTTAGCATATTTCAAGAGTTACGTAGTTACATTTAAAAATAAATTATAAGCATTAATATACAACTGCGCTTAACTGCAATATTTTTAATCACTACACTTAAGATTAAGAGTATATTTTTCAGCGCAATTTTTTGCCATAGCTCGAACGCGCGCTATATAATTTGCCCGTTCATTAACGCTAATCACCCCTCTTGCATCAAGAATATTAAAGTAATTACTTGCCTTAATACATTGCTCATAAGCTGCAAATACCAAATTAAGCTCTATTAACTTATGCGACTCAATTTCCGATTCTTCAAAATTTTTCCGCATGATTTCTACATCTGCTAAATCTAAGCAATAACTGGAAAGATCATGCTCATATTGTTTAAATAAATCACCATAACTATATTGATCGCTTAGCTCAGGTGCGGAGTTATATCTTAGATCAAAAATATTTTCTTTATCTTGCAAAAACATGGCAATTCGCTCGAGCCCATAAGTTAACTCACCTGTAATAGGATCACACTCTACTCCACCAACTTGCTGCATATAAGTAAATTGGGAGATTTCCATACCATCACACCATATTTCCCAACCCAAACCCCAGGCACCCAAGGTTGGTGATTCCCAATCGTCTTCAACCAATCTAATATCATGCTTTAAAGGATCAATACCGATTGTTTTTAAACTTTCTAAATATAATTCAACAATATTTTCAGGCGATGGTTTTAAAATCACTTGGTACTGGTGAAAACGGTATAATCTATTGGGATTTAAGCCATATCTTCCGTCTGCAGGCCTACGGGATGGCTGAACATATGCAGCTTTAAGCGGCTTTTTGCCAAGCGTCATTAAAGTAGTAGCAGGATGGAAGGTCCCTGCTCCCATTTCCATATCATAAGGCTGCAGAATAACACAACCTAAATTTTTCCAATATTCATCTAAAGTAGCAATTAAATCTTGAAATGAATTAGCCTTATTCATCTTATAGCTCATATTTTGACCAGATTATATGCTCTCTAATTTTAATCGCCAAATTATCCAGCACAATATCTAGACCTAACTTACTTAACAATTTAGATTTTTTAGGTTCAAGTTTAATAATTTTAACTTTCTTACCAAATTGCTGCTCAGCCACCTCTTCAAAAAACCCTATCTCATCCGCCAACCCATTTTCTATAGCCTGCATACCCGACCAGATCTTACCGCTAAATAGATCTTTATTATCTTTTAATTTTTTATCTCTAGAGGTTTTAACAATTGCCATAAAATTTTTATGTACATCTTGCTGCATTTCTTTGAGCATATTAATATCTTCTTGCTTCTCAGGCAAAAATGGATCAAGGATGCTTTTATTTTCTCCTTGAGTATATACTCTTCTTTCAATACCTATTTTTTTAATCAGCTCAGTAAAACCAAATCCTGATGAAATCACTCCAATACTACCAATAATCGCATTATTGGCTGTATAAATTCTATCACCAGCACAAGCTAAATAATAACCACCAGAGGCTGCAATATCCTCAATAAACATCCATACAGGTACATTCTTTTCCCGCTTAAGCTTAAGTATATATTTATAAATTAATTCCGATTGCACTGGCGAACCACCAGGTGAATTAATAGCTATACATACAGCTTTAACATGCTTAGTTTCAAAAGCTTTTTTAATTAATTCCTGATAATTTTCAAAGCAAATGCCTCCTTTTCTAGGACCAATGTTACCTATCACTCCTTTAAAAGTAAGGTGAACTACCACTCTTTTATTTACTTTAAGAATCTTCTTTACAAACCATCTTTTAATATTCATACAAATTCATCCTTCCTACTGGATAATAATCAATTTTAGTTTCACGCATTTCATTAGGATCAAATATGTTCCTAAAATCTATAAGTTTTACTTGCGGAGATAAGGGGTAATTTTTTATTATTTTAAACTCTTGCCATTCAGTCAGTATTATTATTGCCTGATATTCCAGCAAGCCATCTAAATTCTCTAACCACGCCACTTTCCAATCAAGTTGTTGTTGCTTGAACTTATTTTGAAAAAGCGGATCATAAATATCTATATTATAGCCTTGGCTAATCAACTTAGGAACCATATAAAGAGTTGTAGAATCTCTAATATCATCAGTATTTGCTTTAAAGCTCATACCTAACACTAATATTTTATGATTATTAGGGATAAGCTTTTCAATTACTTCTACAACATACTGCTTTTGCTGTTCATTAGTTTTAAGAATATTACTGATAAGCGGCGCATCCACCTTTGATTTTACTACTAATTGCTGCATTTCTAAGCAATCTTTAGGAAAGCATGAGCCCCCAAATCCAGGTCCTGGGTTTAAAAAATATTTACCAATACGATGGTCATCCTTAAGCCCTGCCAGTACATTCTCTGCATTAGCACCTATCTTATCTGCAAGGCGGGCCACTTCATTGGCAAAACCTATCTTCATGGCTAAAAAACTATTAGCTGCATATTTACACATTTCACTGGAAAGTGGATCCATTACCAATAACGGAACTTTTTGCTCTATAAATTTTGCATATAAATTTTTTAAAATTTCTGCCCCAAAGATAGAATAAACGCCCACCACTATCCGATCAGGGTTAAAAAAGTCCTCTAACGCTGAACCTTCTCGTAAAAATTCTGGGTTAGAAGCAAGTTCATAACAAGCATTTAATTTTAAGTCTTTTACAAGCATCTTATTAGTACCTACCGGCACGGTAGATTTAATAACAATTAACTTTTTTTCTAATGAATCTTTTAATTCATTACAGATTTGTTGGAAAGCTGCTTTAACATATTTTAAATCCGCTTCATCAGTTACAGGATCGGTTGGAGTACCAACAGCAATCATAATAATTTCTGCATCTTTGATCAAACTATAATCAGTAGTAAAATTAAGTCTCTCCTTATTTTTAACTACCAATTCCTCAAGGCCAGGCTCGTAAATAGGAATAATATTTTGGTTAAGATCAGTTATTTTGTGAGGATCAATATCAATACAAGTAACATGATGACCAAGCTCAGCAAGTCCTACTCCTGTTACCAACCCAACATATCCTACTCCAATTATTGCAACTTTCATCTTAAATATATTTTTTAATAATTTCTTTTACATTTTGAGTAAACTCTGGGTTTTCAAGCATATAGGCAATATTAGCTTCAAGATATCCCAACTGATTCCCGCAATCAAACCTTTCCGCCTGAAACTCAAGTGCATAAAATTTTTGAGTTTTAAGTAAATTCTGCATTGCATCAGTTAGCTGTATTTCGCCATTTTTGCCTTTTTCAAAACGAGCTATTTCTTCAAAAATTTCAGGTTTTAAAATATATCTACCCACAATAGCTAAATTTGACCTAGCTTCATGAATAGCAGGCTTTTCAATCATTTCAGTAATTCTTAAAAAGCCGTTTTCCGGGACTACATTTACAATCCCATATCTATCCACATCTTCCTTAGCAACTCTGAAGGTAGCAATGATATTGGCATCAAGAATATTATAAGCTTCGATCATTTTTTTTAAAAAGCCGCCTTCAATTTTTAGCATTTCATCTGCTAAAATGACCGCAAAAGGTTCATCTTGCACAAAACTGCGCGCACACCATACGGCGTGCCCCAGGCCTAGTGGTTCTTGCTGTCTTATAAAGGCAATATTGCCGGCCTCTGGCAACCAAGCTTTAACTTTTTTTAATTGCTCTTCTTTCTGAGTATCGGATAATACTGACTCTAATTCATACGCATGGTCAAAATGATTAGTAATCGCATTCTTATTGCGCCCAGTTATAAAAATAAACTGCTCCATCTCAGCATCCCTTGCCTCTTCATAGGCATATTGGATAATAGGCTTGGAAGCAACCGGCAGCATTTCTTTAGGTAAAGATTTAGTAGCCGGCAAAAATCTTGTACCCAAGCCTCCCACAGGAAACACAACTTTTTTAATTGGTTTTGGCATATTAATAATATTAATATTTTTTTAAAAGTATTATCAATTGATTACAAAAAGTTGCAACCACTTTATGCGTTTGCCTCAACATACCTAACTAGCCTACCTTTTTCTAAGGTTAGTACTTTATCAAAATTTTTGATTAATTGGTGATTATGAGTAACAATTAAGGCCGCCAAATTATTACTTTTGATAGTTTCAATCATTAGCGCAAAGACTTTAGCAGCAGTTTGCGGATCTAAATTACCGGTTGGTTCATCGGCTAAAATTAATTTTGGTTTATTAATCATAGCTCTAGCAATGGCTACTCTTTGTTGCTCCCCCCCAGATAATTGTGCTGGAAAATGCTGTATACGCTCAGCAAGTCCTAAACTTTCTAATAACGAAGTGGCAACCTTAATGGCCTCTTCCTTAGTAAGTAGCTTATTAACTAACGCTGGCATCATCACATTTTCAAGCGCAGTAAAATCAGGCAACAGATGATGGAATTGATAAACAAAACCTACATTTTTTCCTCTAATTTTGGCTCTTTCCGCATCTTTCATCTTTTTAACCAAAAGATGATTAATTCTTACCTCACCATGACTTGCTTCATCCACCAGTCCGCAAATATTTAACAAAGAAGTTTTACCACATCCCGAAGGCCCCAACAAACCTATCACTTGATTTGCTTCAATGGTTAAACTAATATCTTTTAAGATATCAAGATGATGGCCACCTTGAGTAAAAGATTTAGTAATATTATTTAGTTCAAGAATGGTTTCAGTCATTTTTTAAACCTTGCACCGGATTGATAGACGCAGCCTTAATCGCAGGAAAAAGGGTAGCAATAATAGAAAGTACAGTAGTAAGCCCAGAAATCTTATAAACATCTTCAAAATCAAGCTTAGCAGGCAATTGGCTCAAATAATACACAACTGGGTCAAATAGGGTAGTACCGGTCATGCTTTCTAAAAACCTTCTAATCGTTTCAATATTTTCAGCAAAACTTACTCCTAAAAATACTCCCATTAAGGTGCCAAAAATACCGATAAACGCTCCTATATACATAAAAATTCTTATAATCATTATTCTAGTAGCACCATAAGTACGCAAAATAGCAATATCGCTTTTTTTATCGTTAACTAGCATATAAAGACTAGATATGATATTAAAAGCTGCCACAATAATAATTAAAGTAAGAATTAAAAACATAACAGCGCGCTCAATTTCTAACGCAGAAAGAATTTGAGCATTTTGCTGCTGCCAATCTTCTATTAAATATCTACCGTGCAATACTTTGTTAATGCCATTTTTAATATTTTGGGTTTTATACGGGTTTTGTACTTCAAACTCAATTTCAGTAATAGCATTTTCTGGCAATCTAAATAATTTTTGAGCAGTTTTTAAAGGAATATATAAATAGGCATTATCATACAAATACAGCCCAGATTCAAAAATACCAGACACAATAAAAGTTTTAAACCTAGGCACCATACCCATCACCGTGGCATTAGTAGTAGCAGTTACCACTTTTATTTCATCACCAACACTTACCCCCAAGCTATTCGCTAAGCTTACCCCTAAAATTACCGAATCTTCTTCTTCCTTAAACCTTACAAGATTGCCCTCAATTAAGTTACTACTAATCATAGGTTTGCGTTTAAGCAAATCTGCTTCTATTCCTTTTAGTACTCCTCCGGCAATCGCACTTTTATTGCTTAACATTACCTTGCGATCAACTTGAGGAGTGACTTGCTTAACTCCTTCAATTTTATTTAAAGCTTTTAAATAATCTGGGTAGCCAATAATACCATCCCTTCCGCCTTTAATAGTAATATGGCCGCTCATGCCTAAGGTTATTTTAGTAAGTTCCTCTCTATAACCATTCATGACAGCCATCACTACTATTAAAGCCGCCACTCCCAGAATAATACCTAGCAATGAAAAACCAGTAGTAACCGAAATAAAATTGCTTTTATGCTTAGAATGCAAATATCTATAAGCAATAAAAAATTCTGTAAAATTAAGCATGTTCTTTAACCCATTCAATTACCTGACTAACATCCACTTCGGTAAGCTCGCCAGTAGCTCTAATTTTACATTCAACTTTATTGCCAGCTAATTTTTTAGGACCAATAATAATTTGTAAAGGCACCCCGATCAGTTCATGCGTAGCAAATTTACTTCCTGCACTTTGATCTGTATCATCAAATAAAATTTCAAAATTTTGGCTTAATAATTCACTATATAATTCATAGGCCACTTCCATTACTTGTTCATCTTTTTTAAGAGGAATAATTGAACAAATGAACGGCGCTACTGCTTTAGGCCAAACGATCCCTCTTTCATCATTAGAGGCCTCAATTATTCCTCCAACTAGTCTGGATACACCAATTCCAAAACAACCCATTTCCACCGGCTGTAATTTACCATTACCATCTGTTACTTGGGCTTTTAGGCTCTCTGAATATTTAGTTCCCAAATAAAAAATATGCCCTATTTCTATTCCTTTGCTATGTTTTAACCGAGCTTGAGGTACTGGGCATTTTTCTTCGATATGCATTTCATCTGCCATAGCATAATAATTGGCATAATCTTGAGCCTTTAGTCCTTCATCATCCATTAGTTGCTGATCATAATAAATATCACTTTCACCGGTTTCAGCTAAAATATGAAATTCATGACTCAAACTTCCTCCGATGACCCCAGGATCAGCCTGGATTGGTAAAGCTTTAAGTCCCAACCTTTTAAAGATACTGAGGTAGGTCTCAAACATTTTATAATAAGATTTCTCAGCATCTTCTTTAGTTAAGTCAAAGGTATACGCATCTTTCATTAAAAATTCACGCCCACGCATCACTCCAAAACGCGGTCTTATTTCATCTCTAAATTTCCACTGAATTTGATATAAGTTCATAGGCAATTGTTTATAAGAATTTATATTCTTACGAAAAATGTCAGTTACTACTTCCTCGCCAGTAGGGCTAAATAGCAAAGGATTGTCATGACGATCAATCATTCTCAGTGTTTCTTTACCATACCCGTCCGAACGCCCTGATTCATGCCATAAACTTGTAGGTTGAATAATAGGCATTAAAATCTCTTGAGCTCCAGCCTTATTTAACTCTTCACGAATAATTTTGCTAATATTTTGCAGCACTTTAAGCCCAAGCGGTAGCCAGTTATAAATACCGCTAGTCAGCTGTCTAATCATGCCAGCTCTAAGCATTAATTTATGCGAGACAATTTGTGCCTCTTGAGGATTTTCTTTTAAAACCGGCATGAATAATTTTGAAACAAGCATATTAGCGTAATTCTCTTATATATTTTTGATCAATATTTATTATCAACTGCGTTATAATACAATATAAATTTAATAAAACTAAAGTAATTTAAAGATTATAGTAAAGATTTGAGCCTAATAACTACTTCAGGAGAGTTTTCATTAATCTTAACTGTTTTAATCTTACTCGTATTTCCTGTTATTATCGCAATTTTGCTTTTGGCAATTTTTAAAAATTCTGACAAAAATTTAATAATAGCTTCATTTGCTTCATTATCTTTAGGCTTGGCAGTAACCATAATTTTTACGGCCCACTTCCCTGAAGCTATTTCAAGCATTTTTCCAAAATTATTTTTAGCCGCATTTGGGGAGGCTTTTACCAAAAGCAGTATATAATTATCTATGATCTGAAAAGGCAAATATTCTTGGAACAATCCTAGACCCCTTACTATTAAAAATAGGTATTAAAATACTTTTAAACCAAATGCTTGTTTAACTTCTGCTAATGTTTTAACGCTTAATTCTGCAGCCTTGCTATTGCCTTGAGTTACAATAGCTTGCACATGATCCAAATGATTACGTAGATATTTAATTTCATTAGCAATTGGTACAATTTTATTAACCACCACTTCATATAAAGCGGATTTAAACTCAGCAAAACCTTTGCCTTCAAATTGCTCAATCACACGGGTTTTGGTTGAGTCCGTGCAAGCTGCATAAATGGTTGCCAGGTTATTCAACTCAGGGCGTGCGCCTAGAGTTGCTAAAGAAATTGCTTCACTATCAGATTTGGCTTTTTTAATTTTTTTGATAATAGCATCTTCATCATCATCTAAGTTAATCCGTGAGTAATCAGATTCATCAGATTTACTCATCTTTTTGGTTGCATCTCGTAAACTCATGATTCTGGTAGCCTCTCCTACTATATAAGGTTCTGGCACGGTTAAAATACTTCGTTCAAATTTTCTATTTAAGCTTTGCGCTATGTCTCTTGCCAGCTCTAAATGCTGCTTTTGATCATCTCCTACCGGCACATGAGTAGGATGATAAAGCAAGATATCTGCTGCCATCAACACTGGATAAGTATAAAGCCCTACATAAGCATTATCTTTATTTTTACCTGACTTATCTTTAAATTGAGTCATGCGGTTTAACCAACCAATACGTGCTACACAAGATAAAATCCAGGCAAGCTCTGCATGATGTGGATTTTGAGATTGCACAAAAATACAAGCCTGCTCCGGATCAATCCCGCAAGCTAAATAAGTAATGACCGCATTTAATATGTTACGTTTAAGCTCATCAGGATCTTGATCAGTGGTAATGGCATGAAGATCTGCTACAAAAAGAAAAGTTTCGGCATGCATTTGAAGCTTAGTCCAATTTTTGATGGCACCCAAATAATTTCCTAAGTGCAATCTACCGGTAGTCGTTATACCTGATAATATCCTTGTAACCTGTTCACTCACAATGCTTCTCTCATATCAATATTAACAATTTCGCCACCCTTTAATTGTAACATCTGCTTGATCTCTTGCTCACATTTTATGAGCAGGTTTTTATCCACCGATCTTAAAGCCAAAGTGGTTCCTAACTTACCGTGATATACAAAAGGATAGCTTCCTATTTCAACTTCTATAAATTGATTTTGAATTTGCGCCAGCTCTTCAGCAAAGTTTCCTTCAGTTAAATAAGTATGAATATAAATATTCTCGAGTGGCACCCCACCTTTTAACTGATTCTTTAAAGTCCAAAACATGCTTTGGGCGATTTTTGGCACTCCGGCTAGCACAAAAACATTCTCAACCTTAAAGCCAGGAGCAAGAGAAACCGGGTTATCAATCAACGTTGCCCCTGCTGGCAAATCGCCCATTTTTAAACGTGCTTCATTTAATTGGTCAGGAGCATACTGTCTCTTTAAACATTCAAGCGCTCGTGCATCTCGTACCAACTCTCTGCCAAAAACCTTAGCAATACAGCTAGCTGTAATATCATCATGGGTAGGTCCAATTCCACCAGTAGTAAATACATAATCATATTTTTTACTAAAATTACGTACTGTTTCGATGATCATTTCTTCAACATCCGGCACTATGCTCACCTCTCTTAACCTAATCCCTATTGAATTAAGCTCTTTGGCTAAAAAATTTACGTTGAGGTCTTGAGTTTTACCAGACAAGATTTCATTCCCAATTACCACTATTGCGGCATAGTATATTTTGTCATTCATAATAAAGTTAATACACGCTCATTTATCTGTTCTATTGAAAAATTATAGGTTTATTATTATACTCACCTTTTATAGCAATTAAAAATTCATTTAGGAATAATAAAATTTAATGACCATTAAAATTCACAAACCAGCAGATTTTGAAAAAATGCGCGTTGCCGGAAAGCTAGCAGCCCAAACTTTAGATATGATCACGGAGCATGTTCAGCCCGGTATTACCACCAATCAACTTAATGAAATTTGTCATGAGTTTATTATTGCGCATAATGCGATTCCTGCGCCGCTAAATTACAAAGGGTACCCTAAATCAATTTGCACCTCCGTTAATCATGTAGTATGTCATGGCATCCCTGATGATACCCAACTCAAAAATGGCGATATCATTAACATCGATGTAACAGTCATTGTTGATGGTTGGTATGGAGATACCTCAAGGATGTACTGGGCAGGAGAGCCTAAAGTTGCAGCCAAAAGGCTTACTCAAGTTACTTATGATGCTATGATGCTGGGGATTGAGCAAATCAAACCCGGTAATACCTTAGGTGATATAGGCTATGCTATACAAACTCACGCTGAAAAACATCACTATTCAATTGTAAGAGATTTTTGTGGGCACGGAATTGGCCAAATATTCCATGACGAACCTAATGTATTGCATTACGGCAGACCCGGCAAAGGTACTGTACTGGAAGAGGGGATGCTTTTTACGGTAGAACCAATGATTAATATTGGTAAATATGAAACGATTATCGATCAATTTAATGGCTGGACCGCTAGAACTAGAGATAAATCGCTGTCTGCTCAATTTGAGCATACAGTGGGAGTAACCAAGGATGGTGTAGAAATTTTTACTATATCACCTAAAGGATTAAAACATCCTAACTTTAATATATAAAATCATGACTCAACCTCATTATCATGGTCACAGGCAACGTTTGAAGGATAAGTTTCTAAACTCTCCTTCTGAAAGCTTCCCTGATTATGAACTGATGGAGTTGTTCTTATTTTTACTCAACCCTAGAAGAGATGTTAAGCCTGATGCCAAAAAAGCGATTGAGCAATATGGCAATATTGCTCGGATTTTCGCTCTATCTTCTCAAGATCTAAGTAAACTTCCGGGCATAACACCACATTCTACGGTTTATTTTAAGTTATTTAAAGAAATTGCCACCCGCATTAATAAATCTGCTTTGGAATCGAAACCTATTATTAATACACATGAGGTGCTAATTGAATATCTAAGAGGCGCAATAGGGCATAATGCTACCGAAAATTTTGCCATTCTTTACTTAGATAAAAAAAATATGCTCATATATACTGAAATTATTGAATATGGTACTATAGATCAAACTAATATTTATCCTAGAGAGATAATGAAAAATGCGCTTGCTTTAAATGCCACTGCTTTAATTATTGCACATAATCACCCAAGTAATAATATCCAACCTTCTAAAGCAGATATTACTTTAACCAACATATTAAAAAAAATTACTTCCTCTCTTAACATTACTCTTCATGATCATGTAATTATTACCTCTGAAAGCTTTTTTAGTTTTAAACAGAACAATCTACTTTAATTAATTAGAGAGTTAGAAGAAGAATAGCTTGGCTAGGCTGCGCGGCTAGTATAAACTCTATTGGCAGCCTGCAAGGTAGCCATGTTCATTTCTTCGAATCTTTTATTATGCTTTCGTTGATCGATCATATAATCTATTAAAGCATAAATTTCACGATCATACTCAGCATTACCATATTTTTTTAAATAACTGATTAAATTATCGAACATGCTTTCTGTTTCAAATTTTGAAGTAGAATAAACAATATAAAATACTAGCTTCTCAGCAATGCTTAACTCTTTAAAGCGCTCCAACCTATCTACTGTCATGATCTTTTTAACATAGCTTACAAACCTTTCTATTTGGTTTTCAGCATATATATGTTGCTTAGTTCTCATAATTTATCATTTGCTATGGGGATATATTAATATATTAACATATTTTTTGATAAATTAAAATACTTTTATACTCTAGATTTATTGTTATCTAATTTAGAAATAATAATAAGTTTTTAGAAAAAATAATGATAAACATCCCACCCCAGGACGCTTAAGCTATTTGATGAGCATAAGCATACTCAACAAAATATCAATACTCAGAATAGATTAAGCACCAGGCCTAATGTTGATACAAACTTAGGTAAGACCCTGATAAACATTTAGTAAAAGTAATTTATTTTCATAGCATTCGTTGGAGGAATATTGTTAAAGTCATTACTATATTCCTATAAATAGGACAAATTAAGATCTTGAATTAATATCCACCATGTCTTAAATCACTAAAACCCACCCAAGATATTAACAAGCTGAGTTTTTAAAGCCTCAGCATTAAAAGGCTTAACAATATAACTATTTTTACCAACATATTGTTGCGCCTCACCTACCATCCCTCTTTCTTCAGTCATCATAACAAAGGGTAAATCTTTTAGCGCCTCTTCTATTCTAATTTTTTTAAGCAAATCCAAGCCGCTCATAGGTTCCATATTCCAATCGGAAATAATTAGACCGAATTTTTTTTCTTTAAGTTTATTTAATGCCGCCTCACCCGTGGTCGCTTCTTCTACGTTAAAAAACCCAAGCTGATTTAAAAAATTTTTAACAATTCTAAGCATAGTTTTATAATCATCGACAATTAATATAGGTATATCCTTATCTACTGCCATGGTTAACTCTCCATATATTGTACAGCATTTTACAACGTTATTTATATTTAATTATAATACGTTTTGCAATTAAACAAAAGTTAATTTTTTAATTTATTAATTTTAGTTTTATATAAAGAATAAACTACTCCTGTTCCAAGTATAATTAAGGTTAATAGTAACGATAATAATGAGGGTATTTTACCTATTATACTAACCAAAAAGATTTTCCCCCCAATAAAAATCAAAATTATGGCCAAAGAGTATTTTAGATATTTAAAGCGGTGAATAATTGC
This window of the Rickettsiales endosymbiont of Stachyamoeba lipophora genome carries:
- the glyS gene encoding glycine--tRNA ligase subunit beta, translating into MSELLFEILSEEIPSRMQANAAEQLRNLFKIGLEKLSLKAEVVNTFVSPRRLTLQAKAIIMKQNQEQEIRGPRADAEQKIIDSFAAKYGKQRSELELKDTPKGSFYFVVNNPQAKNIDIEITNLLNKIMLDFVWPKSMRWGSGTHTWVRPIRNILCLFDGKVLPVEYAGIKANRKTKGHRFIAPESFEVRYFEDYEENLSKRYVILDSAKRENIIKKEIEKVCAKYDLTFAHDQRLMNEVVGLVEWPVVMVGEFEAEFLNMPSSIIELTIKTHQRYFPLYDYKGNLSYRFIIVSNGLANSDDIIVKGNQKVVRARLSDAKYFYEHDLKLGLEEFTSQLGRLTFHKQLGSMAEKVNRLVNLSLLVACWVKGANLELVERAAILAKADLVSAVVSEFPELQGQIGACYAQYAKEDLQVVDAIENHYYPTGPESLCPKMPITVTIALADRIDNLVGFFAINEKPTSSKDPYALRRAAINLIRLLVENDISLSLKLILQAAYSFYDRKKVQAAENNSNTQLQDNALEVLSFIFDRFKQYHKTLGTRYDIFEAVINGKVTDDLLEINRKIDFIESIKQTKEFIKLCEAAIRINNIVLSSERSKLPSVSKKHLYEESELNLFKKYQAAVASIKDAIQLNNYQAVFISLNGLNDNINEFFDNVMVNVEDEKVRLNRLSLLNNIQELILELADLTKIVLNGNE
- a CDS encoding glycine--tRNA ligase subunit alpha: MNKANSFQDLIATLDEYWKNLGCVILQPYDMEMGAGTFHPATTLMTLGKKPLKAAYVQPSRRPADGRYGLNPNRLYRFHQYQVILKPSPENIVELYLESLKTIGIDPLKHDIRLVEDDWESPTLGAWGLGWEIWCDGMEISQFTYMQQVGGVECDPITGELTYGLERIAMFLQDKENIFDLRYNSAPELSDQYSYGDLFKQYEHDLSSYCLDLADVEIMRKNFEESEIESHKLIELNLVFAAYEQCIKASNYFNILDARGVISVNERANYIARVRAMAKNCAEKYTLNLKCSD
- the sppA gene encoding signal peptide peptidase SppA is translated as MNIKRWFVKKILKVNKRVVVHLTFKGVIGNIGPRKGGICFENYQELIKKAFETKHVKAVCIAINSPGGSPVQSELIYKYILKLKREKNVPVWMFIEDIAASGGYYLACAGDRIYTANNAIIGSIGVISSGFGFTELIKKIGIERRVYTQGENKSILDPFLPEKQEDINMLKEMQQDVHKNFMAIVKTSRDKKLKDNKDLFSGKIWSGMQAIENGLADEIGFFEEVAEQQFGKKVKIIKLEPKKSKLLSKLGLDIVLDNLAIKIREHIIWSKYEL
- a CDS encoding UDP-glucose dehydrogenase family protein; the protein is MKVAIIGVGYVGLVTGVGLAELGHHVTCIDIDPHKITDLNQNIIPIYEPGLEELVVKNKERLNFTTDYSLIKDAEIIMIAVGTPTDPVTDEADLKYVKAAFQQICNELKDSLEKKLIVIKSTVPVGTNKMLVKDLKLNACYELASNPEFLREGSALEDFFNPDRIVVGVYSIFGAEILKNLYAKFIEQKVPLLVMDPLSSEMCKYAANSFLAMKIGFANEVARLADKIGANAENVLAGLKDDHRIGKYFLNPGPGFGGSCFPKDCLEMQQLVVKSKVDAPLISNILKTNEQQKQYVVEVIEKLIPNNHKILVLGMSFKANTDDIRDSTTLYMVPKLISQGYNIDIYDPLFQNKFKQQQLDWKVAWLENLDGLLEYQAIIILTEWQEFKIIKNYPLSPQVKLIDFRNIFDPNEMRETKIDYYPVGRMNLYEY
- the galU gene encoding UTP--glucose-1-phosphate uridylyltransferase GalU, producing MPKPIKKVVFPVGGLGTRFLPATKSLPKEMLPVASKPIIQYAYEEARDAEMEQFIFITGRNKNAITNHFDHAYELESVLSDTQKEEQLKKVKAWLPEAGNIAFIRQQEPLGLGHAVWCARSFVQDEPFAVILADEMLKIEGGFLKKMIEAYNILDANIIATFRVAKEDVDRYGIVNVVPENGFLRITEMIEKPAIHEARSNLAIVGRYILKPEIFEEIARFEKGKNGEIQLTDAMQNLLKTQKFYALEFQAERFDCGNQLGYLEANIAYMLENPEFTQNVKEIIKKYI